One Psychrobacillus glaciei genomic region harbors:
- the miaA gene encoding tRNA (adenosine(37)-N6)-dimethylallyltransferase MiaA, with the protein MREKPFVIAIVGPTAVGKTALSIELAKTCNGEIINGDSMQVYRGLSIGTAKIDFEEMEGVPHHLLDIKNPTDSFSVAEYQKMVRQKIEEITSRGHVPIIVGGTGLYIQSVLYDFRFSEEPKTDSTLSKELEQLSSEVLFERLTKLDPIAATEIHPNNVQRVMRAIERVVLSGKRKDQIEQNQGHEKVFPHHIIGLSIDRALLYERINKRVDIMLEKGLLREVTGLYNQNIRQVQSIQAIGYKEIYDYLEGHLTFEEAIDNLKQNSRRYAKRQLTYFRNKMDIHWYNPFTDTERIMKEINEILQEIH; encoded by the coding sequence ATGCGTGAAAAACCATTCGTAATAGCAATTGTAGGTCCGACGGCAGTCGGAAAAACCGCACTAAGTATTGAATTAGCAAAAACTTGTAATGGTGAAATTATTAACGGTGATTCCATGCAAGTGTATCGTGGATTATCCATTGGAACCGCTAAAATTGATTTCGAAGAGATGGAAGGGGTTCCTCATCATTTATTAGATATTAAAAATCCGACAGATAGTTTTTCGGTAGCGGAATATCAAAAAATGGTGCGACAGAAAATTGAGGAAATTACTTCGCGAGGTCATGTGCCAATTATTGTTGGAGGAACGGGGCTTTATATACAATCGGTATTATACGATTTTAGGTTTTCGGAAGAACCAAAAACAGATAGTACTTTATCGAAGGAATTGGAACAATTGTCGTCAGAAGTGTTGTTTGAAAGATTAACTAAGTTAGATCCTATTGCTGCGACAGAAATTCATCCGAATAATGTGCAAAGAGTTATGCGAGCGATCGAGCGGGTAGTGTTAAGCGGAAAAAGAAAAGATCAGATAGAACAAAATCAAGGGCATGAAAAGGTTTTTCCTCATCACATTATTGGTCTTTCTATCGATCGAGCGCTGCTTTATGAAAGAATTAATAAAAGAGTTGATATTATGTTGGAAAAGGGATTACTTCGAGAAGTAACCGGGCTTTACAATCAAAATATTCGACAGGTCCAGTCGATTCAAGCGATTGGGTATAAAGAAATTTATGATTATTTGGAAGGGCATCTTACTTTTGAGGAAGCAATTGATAACTTAAAGCAAAATTCTAGAAGGTACGCCAAACGCCAACTAACTTATTTTCGAAATAAGATGGATATCCATTGGTATAATCCATTTACTGATACAGAAAGAATTATGAAAGAAATTAATGAGATTTTGCAGGAGATTCACTAA
- a CDS encoding substrate-binding periplasmic protein, which produces MKKSKVLLALAVTSALLLGACGNNSTKVTDKNSLKAIQDKGEMTVGIMGTYAPYNFMNKENEYDGFDVDIAKELSKRLGVEANFVAQDFSGLIPGLQKGKFDILVSQVTITDDRKKQIDFTEPYITNDVKVIVKEDNTTIQSVEDFKGKKIAVGLGTNDEAFLRNDLMPKVGDFKINTYDDVITTLKDLDAGRADATINNVYALKPIIKENGFKVKVVGSPIKSDKAAVAAKKGNTELVDALNKALADMKQDGTYKKIFVKWFDEEPMAE; this is translated from the coding sequence ATGAAAAAAAGTAAGGTTTTATTGGCTCTAGCAGTAACGTCGGCCTTGTTGTTAGGAGCTTGTGGTAATAATTCTACTAAAGTAACCGATAAAAATTCGTTAAAAGCTATTCAAGATAAAGGAGAAATGACAGTAGGTATAATGGGTACTTATGCACCTTACAATTTTATGAATAAAGAGAACGAATACGATGGCTTTGACGTGGATATTGCAAAAGAATTATCGAAACGATTAGGTGTAGAAGCGAACTTTGTTGCGCAAGATTTTTCTGGACTTATACCTGGATTACAAAAAGGTAAATTCGACATTTTAGTAAGTCAAGTAACCATAACGGACGATCGTAAAAAACAAATTGATTTTACAGAACCATATATTACAAATGATGTAAAAGTGATTGTAAAAGAGGATAATACAACGATTCAATCTGTAGAAGATTTCAAAGGGAAGAAAATTGCCGTAGGATTAGGAACTAATGATGAAGCATTTTTACGAAATGACTTAATGCCAAAAGTAGGAGACTTTAAAATCAATACGTATGATGATGTAATCACCACCTTAAAAGATTTAGATGCAGGTCGGGCAGATGCAACAATTAATAACGTATACGCATTAAAACCTATTATTAAAGAAAATGGATTTAAAGTAAAAGTCGTTGGTTCACCTATAAAATCCGATAAAGCTGCCGTAGCTGCGAAAAAAGGGAATACAGAACTAGTAGATGCGTTAAATAAAGCATTGGCTGATATGAAGCAAGACGGTACATATAAAAAAATCTTCGTAAAATGGTTTGATGAAGAACCAATGGCCGAGTAA
- a CDS encoding peptidoglycan DD-metalloendopeptidase family protein: MLFIKPCEGRITSRFGQLRKNSETNTSRLHKGVDFGSDGSLIIIAAAGGIVTRAKVIEGYGNTVTIAHQLNGKDYETLYAHLKSISVKVGQIVKQSQQVGIKGDTGNATGVSLHFEIHIPKYAAGQPNAVNPLNYIVVQEVVEIQKLLVKAGYKIVVDGIEGPATVAAIKAFQKSKGLTPDGIVGPLTLDALKKSKNS, encoded by the coding sequence ATGTTATTTATTAAACCTTGTGAAGGACGTATTACCTCACGTTTTGGACAGTTGCGAAAAAACTCTGAAACTAATACTTCGAGGTTGCACAAAGGGGTAGACTTTGGTAGTGATGGAAGTCTAATAATCATTGCAGCAGCAGGTGGTATAGTGACGAGAGCAAAAGTTATAGAGGGATATGGTAATACAGTAACAATTGCTCATCAACTAAATGGCAAAGATTACGAAACATTGTACGCCCATCTCAAATCAATCTCAGTTAAAGTCGGACAGATTGTTAAGCAAAGTCAACAAGTCGGCATTAAAGGAGATACAGGAAATGCTACAGGAGTCAGTTTGCACTTTGAAATTCATATTCCAAAATATGCTGCCGGTCAACCGAATGCGGTAAATCCTTTAAATTATATCGTCGTTCAGGAAGTGGTAGAAATACAGAAACTTTTAGTAAAAGCAGGATATAAGATTGTTGTGGATGGAATTGAAGGACCAGCAACTGTTGCGGCGATTAAAGCATTTCAAAAATCTAAAGGATTAACACCCGACGGAATAGTGGGGCCGCTAACACTCGATGCGTTAAAAAAGAGTAAAAACAGTTAG
- a CDS encoding MerR family transcriptional regulator — protein sequence MEKEWRRSMALLSMNIVMQLTGLTARQIRYYEEHKLVLPARTEGKQRMFSLDDVDLLLEIKDMISSGVNIAGIKQIFEMKNNPTSTKEVQQAISDAQLRAIFREEMQIAQRHQRASLRQGNSLAFKVKTGFIYKNQ from the coding sequence ATGGAAAAGGAATGGAGACGTTCGATGGCTTTGTTATCTATGAATATCGTGATGCAGTTAACAGGTTTAACAGCAAGGCAAATTCGTTATTATGAAGAGCACAAACTAGTCCTACCTGCACGAACAGAAGGAAAGCAGCGTATGTTTTCGCTGGATGATGTCGATCTTTTATTAGAAATAAAAGATATGATATCCTCAGGAGTGAACATTGCGGGTATTAAACAAATATTTGAAATGAAAAACAATCCAACTTCCACCAAAGAAGTGCAACAAGCTATTTCCGATGCACAATTACGAGCAATCTTCAGAGAAGAAATGCAAATTGCGCAAAGACACCAACGTGCATCACTAAGACAAGGGAACTCTCTCGCTTTTAAAGTTAAAACGGGGTTCATATATAAAAATCAATAG
- a CDS encoding amino acid ABC transporter ATP-binding protein, whose product MIQAIDLSKSYGQHEVLKHISLTIPAHQVVAVVGPSGSGKSTFLRCINGLEIITSGSISVNDHLLQATNKKKERQKIIHAIRQDTGMVFQQFNLYPHKTVIENVMEALIVVKKQSKELAKKMATELLKRVDLQEKEGVYPSKLSGGQQQRVAIARALAMEPQIMLFDEPTSALDPELVGEVLKVMKELADEGMTMVIVTHEMNFAQNVADRILFMADGQIIEDAEPKAFFAHPVTERAQKFLAKVKEF is encoded by the coding sequence TTGATACAAGCAATAGATTTATCCAAAAGCTATGGTCAACATGAGGTGTTAAAACATATTTCATTGACGATTCCTGCTCATCAAGTTGTCGCAGTCGTTGGGCCAAGTGGTTCAGGAAAAAGCACTTTTTTACGTTGTATAAATGGACTAGAAATAATTACGAGCGGATCTATTTCTGTTAATGATCATCTGTTACAAGCGACAAATAAGAAAAAGGAACGCCAAAAAATAATTCATGCCATCCGTCAAGATACCGGCATGGTGTTTCAGCAATTTAATTTATATCCACATAAAACGGTTATCGAAAATGTAATGGAAGCTTTAATTGTCGTCAAGAAACAATCAAAAGAACTTGCAAAAAAAATGGCTACTGAGCTATTGAAACGTGTTGATCTCCAAGAAAAAGAAGGCGTTTATCCTTCCAAGCTGTCAGGTGGCCAACAACAACGTGTTGCAATTGCTCGTGCACTTGCAATGGAACCACAAATCATGCTATTTGATGAACCGACATCAGCGTTAGATCCTGAACTAGTTGGAGAAGTACTAAAAGTGATGAAAGAATTAGCAGATGAAGGAATGACGATGGTGATCGTAACACATGAAATGAATTTTGCCCAAAATGTCGCGGATCGTATTTTGTTTATGGCGGATGGACAGATTATCGAGGATGCGGAACCAAAGGCGTTCTTTGCGCATCCCGTTACAGAGCGTGCACAAAAATTTTTAGCAAAAGTAAAAGAATTTTAA
- the hfq gene encoding RNA chaperone Hfq — translation MKPINIQDNFLNQLRKNDIFVTVFLLNGFQLKGYIKSYDNFTVLLESEGKQQLIYKHAISTFAPSKSVNINVE, via the coding sequence ATGAAACCAATAAATATTCAAGATAATTTTTTAAATCAATTAAGAAAAAATGATATTTTTGTAACCGTATTTTTACTAAACGGCTTTCAGTTAAAAGGGTATATTAAATCGTATGATAATTTTACTGTGTTGCTTGAATCAGAAGGTAAACAACAGTTAATTTATAAACATGCTATTTCAACTTTCGCTCCATCTAAATCAGTCAATATTAATGTTGAATAG
- a CDS encoding manganese efflux pump MntP: MHWITIILIGIAANLDNLGISLAYGIKQTKIPIFSNVTIAIISMVVSYVAIVSGELVTSYIPTILANFLGSFLLCIIGLWTILSNRFSNKDSSNRTENIDKDGNNIISIREAITLGFILSVNCLVSGIAIGASGISAIWTVISIGFFSVLTVGIGSRFGLLLNKTFIGNYSITISGWLLIFIGIYEMFD, encoded by the coding sequence ATGCATTGGATAACAATTATCCTGATAGGGATAGCAGCTAATTTAGACAATTTAGGAATAAGTTTGGCCTATGGAATAAAACAAACTAAAATCCCTATATTTTCGAACGTAACAATTGCAATTATTTCTATGGTGGTCTCTTATGTTGCAATCGTAAGTGGAGAACTAGTCACATCGTATATTCCAACCATACTTGCAAACTTCTTAGGTAGTTTCCTACTATGTATTATTGGTTTGTGGACTATTTTATCGAATAGATTTTCAAATAAGGATTCTTCCAATAGAACAGAAAACATTGATAAAGATGGAAACAATATCATTTCAATTAGAGAAGCAATTACCTTAGGATTTATCTTATCTGTAAACTGTTTGGTAAGTGGAATTGCAATTGGAGCAAGTGGAATTTCTGCTATTTGGACTGTTATTTCTATTGGATTTTTTTCAGTTTTAACAGTTGGAATTGGAAGTCGTTTTGGTTTGTTACTGAATAAAACGTTTATTGGTAACTATTCAATAACCATTTCGGGATGGTTACTTATTTTTATTGGGATTTATGAGATGTTTGACTAA
- a CDS encoding YjcZ family sporulation protein produces the protein MSEAVGGYGQRNGSGFALIIVLFILLIIIGASFLNTGGGNAGGYCGGGYGGGYGCGC, from the coding sequence TTGAGTGAAGCAGTTGGTGGATACGGGCAAAGAAATGGTTCAGGATTCGCTTTAATTATTGTTCTGTTTATTCTTTTGATTATTATTGGCGCAAGTTTCTTAAACACTGGTGGCGGAAACGCAGGAGGATATTGCGGCGGCGGTTACGGCGGTGGATACGGTTGCGGTTGCTAA
- a CDS encoding alpha/beta fold hydrolase produces MKSILQVEMSDGHHIHVVKYTPEQSPIGHIHLLHGMAEHIDRYDEFALFLMDKGYLVSGHDHRGHGRTFEKNGHQGYFAESNGFERITEDVREVLLKVREDMIGVPLILFGHSMGSFIARRYMQKYSDSLSKVIICGTSYSPGVLGDVGSMLGKIATRFQTPTTESKLLNTITFGGFNKQINEPHSPFDWLNTDKMEVKKYMDDPMCGFIPSNQFYVDLFYGLKLIHKTEEIGRIKKDLPVLLISGAEDPVGKNGAGIFKVAKGLTNAGMENITVQLVEQARHEILLEKNKLDTFEVIAKWLMTNA; encoded by the coding sequence TTGAAATCAATTTTACAAGTAGAAATGTCAGATGGTCATCACATTCATGTAGTGAAGTATACTCCTGAACAATCTCCAATAGGTCATATACATTTACTACACGGCATGGCGGAGCATATTGACCGTTATGACGAATTTGCTCTCTTTCTTATGGATAAAGGGTATTTAGTAAGTGGGCATGACCATAGAGGGCATGGTCGAACCTTTGAAAAAAATGGGCACCAAGGTTATTTTGCTGAATCCAATGGATTTGAACGTATAACAGAAGATGTACGAGAAGTGTTGCTCAAAGTTCGAGAGGATATGATAGGGGTACCACTTATTTTATTTGGTCATAGTATGGGTTCTTTTATTGCTCGAAGATATATGCAAAAATACAGTGATTCTCTCTCAAAAGTAATTATTTGTGGCACCTCTTATAGTCCTGGAGTCCTTGGAGATGTTGGGTCAATGCTTGGGAAAATTGCTACTAGATTTCAGACACCAACAACGGAAAGTAAATTACTCAATACTATAACTTTTGGAGGATTTAATAAACAAATTAATGAACCTCATTCACCATTCGATTGGTTAAATACAGATAAAATGGAAGTAAAAAAATATATGGACGATCCGATGTGTGGGTTCATCCCGTCTAATCAGTTTTATGTTGATTTGTTTTATGGGTTGAAATTGATTCATAAAACAGAAGAGATCGGCCGCATTAAAAAAGATTTACCTGTTCTTCTCATTAGTGGAGCAGAGGATCCGGTAGGTAAAAATGGAGCTGGCATATTTAAAGTAGCGAAAGGTTTGACAAATGCAGGTATGGAAAATATAACCGTTCAATTAGTAGAACAAGCAAGGCATGAAATTTTATTGGAAAAAAATAAATTGGATACTTTTGAAGTAATTGCAAAATGGCTGATGACTAATGCGTGA
- a CDS encoding OsmC family protein, which yields MEVRAIWQGGRAFEAKGPSGYPMNMDATPNYGGEGQAPTPTEMLLSALAGCIGIDVTMILKPHLEKMESIEIIVKGSRREELPTAFTAAELIFDVKGDIDAKKVVRAIKLGEEKYCAVSASLKADITHRLILNGIEIEF from the coding sequence ATGGAAGTAAGAGCTATATGGCAAGGAGGACGTGCTTTTGAAGCAAAAGGTCCTTCAGGTTATCCGATGAATATGGACGCAACACCTAATTATGGCGGGGAAGGACAAGCGCCTACACCAACAGAAATGTTACTTAGTGCCCTAGCAGGATGTATTGGAATAGATGTGACGATGATCTTAAAACCACATTTAGAAAAAATGGAGTCCATCGAAATAATAGTTAAGGGTTCTAGACGAGAAGAATTGCCAACTGCGTTTACTGCAGCAGAGCTTATATTTGATGTAAAAGGGGATATTGATGCGAAGAAAGTAGTTCGTGCGATTAAACTAGGAGAAGAAAAATATTGCGCTGTATCCGCGTCTTTGAAGGCAGATATCACTCATCGTTTAATTTTGAATGGTATAGAAATTGAATTTTAG
- a CDS encoding amino acid ABC transporter permease, which yields MDVVIDNLPFLLKGAYYTLLITVVSMFFGLIIGLITAIARLKGNRFFRTIARVYVSIIRGTPPLVQIVIVYYGLVDYGIELGALTAAYIALSINIGAYVSEAFRGAIQAVPLGQTEAALATGMTEGQAIRRIVIPQAIRIAIPPLGNTFVGMLKETSLVSVIAVTELLRSAQLLVAQYYVYMPFYLSIAVMYWIMSTLFTFILNKIEKRLSVY from the coding sequence ATGGATGTAGTAATTGATAATTTGCCCTTTTTACTAAAAGGTGCTTACTATACTTTATTAATTACAGTGGTATCTATGTTTTTCGGTTTGATTATTGGTTTAATTACAGCGATTGCTCGTTTAAAAGGCAATCGGTTCTTTCGTACAATAGCGAGAGTGTATGTATCAATTATTCGAGGAACGCCGCCACTTGTTCAAATCGTCATTGTATATTATGGTCTTGTTGATTATGGCATAGAATTAGGAGCGCTCACAGCGGCTTACATTGCACTGAGTATTAATATTGGAGCTTATGTTTCAGAAGCATTCCGTGGGGCTATTCAAGCAGTGCCATTAGGACAAACTGAAGCTGCACTTGCGACAGGGATGACGGAGGGGCAAGCTATTCGTCGTATTGTCATCCCACAAGCAATTCGCATCGCTATACCACCACTTGGTAATACATTTGTTGGTATGTTAAAAGAAACTTCATTAGTATCGGTTATTGCTGTAACAGAGTTGTTACGTTCTGCTCAGTTATTAGTTGCACAATATTACGTGTATATGCCATTTTATTTATCGATTGCAGTGATGTACTGGATTATGAGTACGTTATTTACATTTATTTTAAACAAAATAGAGAAACGACTATCGGTATACTAG
- a CDS encoding rhodanese-like domain-containing protein, whose product MNLITTEELLQKLDAGEQFSIIDVRENEEVANGMIPGAVHIALGQIESKFDQIDKSTSQYIVCRSGGRSAMACEILEENGFNVTNVVGGMLDWEGELQF is encoded by the coding sequence ATGAATTTAATAACAACTGAAGAACTCTTGCAAAAGTTAGATGCTGGTGAACAATTCAGTATTATTGATGTACGTGAAAACGAAGAGGTAGCAAATGGAATGATTCCAGGAGCAGTACATATCGCTTTAGGTCAAATTGAGTCCAAGTTCGATCAAATTGACAAGTCTACTTCACAATATATTGTTTGTAGATCTGGAGGACGTAGTGCTATGGCTTGCGAAATTCTAGAGGAAAACGGTTTTAATGTAACAAATGTGGTTGGTGGAATGTTGGATTGGGAAGGCGAATTACAGTTTTAA
- the glnA gene encoding type I glutamate--ammonia ligase, which yields MSKYTKEDIKKFVQENEVNFIRLQFTDILGTIKNVEIPVSQLDKALDNKMMFDGSSIEGFVRIEESDMYLVPDLNSWVVFPWITGTGKVARLICDVNKADGTPFAGDPRNNLKRVLKEMEELGFTSFNLGPEPEFFLFKLDAQGEPTLELNDHGGYFDLAPVDLGENCRRDIVLELEEMGFEIEASHHEEAPGQHEIDFKYADALTACDNIQTFKLVVKTIARKHGLHATFMPKPLFGVAGSGMHFNISLFKGEENAFFDESAENKMSETSMQFMAGVLKHVQSFTAITNPTVNSYKRLIPGYEAPCYVAWSGQNRSPLIRIPSSRGLSTRIEVRSVDPAANPYLAMAVILQAGLDGIKNKLTPPPAVDRNIYVMTEEERNEHGVYNLPSSLHAAIKELGKNEIIRGALGEHIYANFVEAKEIEWDMFRTAVHPWEREQYLKMY from the coding sequence ATGAGCAAGTATACAAAAGAAGACATAAAAAAATTCGTTCAAGAAAATGAGGTGAATTTTATTCGTCTTCAGTTTACTGACATCCTTGGTACGATTAAAAACGTTGAAATTCCAGTGAGTCAGCTCGATAAAGCTCTCGACAATAAAATGATGTTTGATGGCTCTTCTATTGAAGGGTTCGTTCGCATTGAAGAATCGGATATGTACTTAGTACCAGATTTAAATTCATGGGTAGTGTTTCCTTGGATTACAGGTACAGGTAAAGTTGCTAGACTAATCTGTGACGTGAATAAAGCAGATGGAACACCTTTTGCTGGAGATCCACGTAATAACTTAAAACGAGTTCTAAAAGAGATGGAAGAGTTAGGATTTACAAGTTTTAACTTAGGACCTGAACCTGAATTTTTCTTATTTAAACTAGATGCACAAGGAGAACCTACGCTTGAACTAAATGACCATGGCGGTTATTTTGACCTAGCGCCAGTAGATTTAGGTGAAAATTGCCGTCGTGATATAGTACTTGAGCTAGAGGAGATGGGTTTTGAAATTGAAGCATCTCACCATGAAGAAGCTCCTGGACAACACGAGATAGACTTTAAATATGCAGATGCATTAACTGCTTGTGATAACATCCAAACATTCAAGTTAGTAGTTAAAACAATTGCTCGTAAACATGGTTTACATGCAACGTTTATGCCAAAACCACTTTTTGGAGTAGCTGGATCTGGAATGCACTTTAACATTTCTCTGTTTAAAGGTGAAGAAAATGCATTTTTTGATGAATCCGCTGAAAATAAAATGAGTGAAACTTCTATGCAGTTTATGGCGGGGGTATTAAAGCATGTACAAAGTTTTACAGCTATTACAAATCCTACAGTAAATTCCTATAAACGATTAATACCAGGTTATGAAGCTCCTTGTTACGTTGCTTGGTCAGGTCAAAATAGAAGTCCTTTAATTCGTATTCCTTCTTCAAGAGGCTTAAGCACTCGTATTGAAGTTCGTTCTGTTGACCCTGCTGCAAATCCATATCTTGCTATGGCGGTTATTCTACAAGCAGGACTAGATGGAATTAAAAACAAATTAACACCACCACCTGCAGTGGATCGCAATATTTATGTCATGACCGAAGAAGAAAGAAATGAACATGGTGTTTACAACTTGCCATCTTCACTTCATGCAGCCATTAAAGAACTAGGTAAAAATGAAATAATTCGTGGTGCACTAGGTGAGCATATTTACGCAAACTTTGTAGAAGCAAAAGAGATTGAATGGGATATGTTTAGAACGGCTGTTCATCCGTGGGAAAGAGAACAGTATTTGAAGATGTACTAA
- a CDS encoding methionine gamma-lyase family protein produces the protein MNFITTLSKEVIELAENMEAKIASFHKDIEKIAFYNQQKVISAFKSHHVSDHHFHTSTGYGYDDEGRDTLEKVYATTFGAEAALVRPQIISGTHAISISLFGILRPNDELLYITGKPYDTLQSIVDGGGEDTGSLADFGISYQHVDLLETGAVDWGVVENAVKDNTKVIAIQRSKGYAVRPSFTVEQIKDMVQKIRSIKKDAIIFVDNCYGEFVEELEPTNVGVDLMAGSLIKNPGGGLAKTGGYIAGKTEFVTKCAYRMTSPGIGAEAGASLNTLLDMYQGFFLAPHIVSQAVKGAIFTSAVLEEVGMKTEPHFSEKRTDLIQSVSFQTAEQMIQFCKAIQLHSPVNAQFAPEPAYMPGYEDDVIMAAGTFIQGSSMELTADGPIRPPFTAFIQGGLTYEHVKYAILGAVQTLYK, from the coding sequence ATGAATTTTATAACAACATTATCAAAAGAAGTAATCGAGTTAGCAGAAAATATGGAAGCGAAAATTGCGAGCTTCCACAAAGATATAGAAAAAATCGCTTTTTATAATCAACAAAAAGTAATTTCCGCATTTAAATCGCATCATGTAAGTGACCATCATTTTCATACTTCTACTGGCTACGGCTATGACGACGAAGGTCGGGATACATTGGAAAAAGTATATGCGACAACATTCGGTGCAGAAGCGGCTCTTGTCAGACCCCAAATCATATCAGGTACACATGCGATTTCGATTAGTTTGTTTGGTATATTGCGTCCGAATGATGAATTGCTTTACATAACAGGAAAACCATATGATACGCTTCAGTCGATTGTGGACGGTGGTGGGGAAGATACAGGATCATTAGCAGATTTTGGTATATCTTATCAGCATGTTGATTTGCTAGAAACAGGGGCAGTTGACTGGGGAGTGGTAGAAAATGCAGTAAAAGATAATACGAAAGTAATTGCCATACAACGTTCGAAAGGGTATGCAGTCAGACCATCTTTTACAGTAGAACAAATTAAGGACATGGTGCAAAAAATTAGATCAATAAAAAAAGATGCAATCATTTTTGTAGATAATTGCTACGGAGAATTTGTTGAAGAGCTAGAACCTACGAATGTTGGAGTCGATTTAATGGCTGGTTCACTTATAAAAAATCCAGGTGGTGGTCTTGCTAAAACAGGAGGATATATAGCTGGTAAAACGGAATTTGTGACGAAATGCGCATACAGAATGACATCACCAGGAATTGGAGCGGAAGCTGGTGCTTCTCTAAATACGTTATTAGATATGTACCAAGGATTTTTCCTAGCTCCTCATATTGTTTCGCAAGCTGTAAAAGGGGCCATTTTTACTTCTGCAGTTTTAGAAGAAGTAGGGATGAAAACAGAACCACATTTTTCTGAGAAAAGAACAGATCTGATTCAATCGGTTTCGTTTCAGACAGCTGAACAAATGATTCAATTTTGTAAAGCAATTCAACTACATTCCCCTGTAAATGCTCAATTTGCCCCAGAGCCTGCTTATATGCCAGGCTATGAAGACGATGTTATTATGGCCGCAGGAACCTTCATTCAAGGATCTAGCATGGAATTAACCGCAGACGGGCCAATCCGTCCACCTTTTACTGCTTTTATTCAAGGTGGTTTGACATATGAACACGTTAAATATGCTATTTTAGGAGCTGTCCAAACGTTGTACAAATAA
- a CDS encoding DUF1259 domain-containing protein → MLQEELPEFVKALVNNNLIVSAFHNHWNFTNPTILYVHFQSVESPSSFEHKFVKASHVLNN, encoded by the coding sequence GTGCTTCAAGAAGAATTACCCGAATTTGTTAAAGCTTTAGTGAATAATAATTTAATAGTTAGCGCTTTTCACAACCACTGGAACTTCACCAATCCAACTATTTTATATGTACACTTTCAATCTGTTGAATCCCCTTCATCTTTTGAACACAAGTTTGTTAAAGCATCTCATGTATTAAATAATTAG